The segment GGCGATCTCGTCCGGGGAAGCGCCGACGATCCGCGCGAACCGGCCGCGCGTCTCGTTGGCCAACTCCTCCCATTTCCGGAGGCGGTACGCCCCCTCGTCCCGGGCCAGCCTCAGCATGGCGATCCCGGCCTCGGCGGAGCGCGCCGGGATGGGCGCCACGCCCGCGTTGTTGAAATACAGGTAATTCTCCGTGACCGGAAATTCCGCAGCCCGGATCGGCCCCACGTCGATCGGCAAAGTGCCCCCCTTTGTACCGCATCACCCCCCCCACCGGAGGAAGGTGTGATCCCTGCCCATAAGGTATAATAATTTGATGGTTTGGTCAGGGGAAAACACGCTGCGCTACAGCCGGAATATCCTTGTCGAGGAAGTGGGGGAGGCGGGGCAGGAGCGGCTCTTCGCGTCGTCCGTGCTCGTCGTGGGCGCCGGGGGGCTGGGTTCGCCCGCCCTCCTTTACCTCGCCGCCGCGGGGATCGGGCGGATCGGGGTGATCGACGACGACCGGGTCGACATCACGAACCTCAACCGCCAGGTGATCCACCGGGCCGACGCCGTGGGGCAGTGGAAGGCCGACTCCGCGGCCGCGGCGCTGCGGGCGTTCCGGCCGGACCTTGCGATCGACGCGTACCCGGAGGCCCTCACGCCGGCGAACGCCGCCGCGATCTTCCGGCGATACGACGCGGTCGTGGACGGCAGCGACAACTTCTCCACGAAGTACCTGTGCAACGACGCGGCGGTGATCACCGGCCGGCCGCTTGTCCATGCCGGGGTCCTGCGGTTCGGCGGCCAGATGCTCACGGTCGTCCCCGGCGCGGGACCTTGCCTGCGGTGCGTGATCCCCC is part of the bacterium genome and harbors:
- a CDS encoding HesA/MoeB/ThiF family protein; the protein is MVWSGENTLRYSRNILVEEVGEAGQERLFASSVLVVGAGGLGSPALLYLAAAGIGRIGVIDDDRVDITNLNRQVIHRADAVGQWKADSAAAALRAFRPDLAIDAYPEALTPANAAAIFRRYDAVVDGSDNFSTKYLCNDAAVITGRPLVHAGVLRFGGQMLTVVPGAGPCLRCVIPRIPSRKDSPGCAEAGILGAAAGVVGAWQAMEAIKLLSGAAPSPGGKLMTIDTLSNQVSCLTVVSDRSCPVCGEHPRITEPLSAAEYDSERSCIG